A single Panthera tigris isolate Pti1 chromosome A3, P.tigris_Pti1_mat1.1, whole genome shotgun sequence DNA region contains:
- the SOX12 gene encoding transcription factor SOX-12 — MVQQRGARAKRDGGPPPPGPGPAEEGAREPGWCKTPSGHIKRPMNAFMVWSQHERRKIMDQWPDMHNAEISKRLGRRWQLLQDSEKIPFVREAERLRLKHMADYPDYKYRPRKKSKGAPAKARPRPPGGGGGGSRLKPGPQLPGRGGRRAAGGPLGGSAAAPEDDDEDEDEELLEVRLVETPGRELWRMVPAGRAARGPAERAQGPSGEGAAVTAASPTPSEDEEPEEEEEEAAAVEEGEEETVASGEEPLGFLSRLPPGPAGLDCSALDRDPDLPPPSGTSHFEFPDYCTPEVTEMIAGDWRPSSIADLVFTY; from the coding sequence ATGGTGCAGCAGCGGGGCGCGAGGGCCAAGCGGGACGGCGGGCCGCCGCCCCCGGGGCCCGGGCCGGCCGAGGAGGGGGCGCGTGAGCCCGGCTGGTGCAAGACGCCGAGCGGCCACATTAAGAGACCGATGAACGCGTTCATGGTGTGGTCGCAGCACGAGCGGCGGAAGATCATGGACCAGTGGCCCGACATGCACAACGCCGAGATCTCCAAGCGCCTGGGCCGCCGCTGGCAGCTGCTGCAGGACTCGGAGAAGATCCCGTTTGTGCGGGAGGCGGAGCGGCTGCGCCTCAAGCACATGGCGGATTACCCGGACTACAAGTACCGGCCGCGCAAAAAGAGCAAGGGGGCGCCCGCCAAggcgcggccccgcccccccggCGGCGGTGGTGGCGGCAGCCGGCTCAAGCCCGGGCCGCAGCTGCCTGGCCGCGGGGGCCGCCGAGCAGCGGGCGGGCCTTTGGGGGGCAGCGCGGCGGCGCCCGAGGACGACGACGAGGACGAAGACGAGGAGCTGCTGGAAGTGCGCCTGGTCGAGACCCCAGGGAGGGAGCTGTGGAGGATGGTCCCAGCGGGGCGGGCTGCCCGGGGACCCGCGGAGCGCGCCCAGGGGCCGTCGGGCGAGGGGGCGGCTGTCACCGCCGCCTCCCCCACTCCGTCGGAGGACGAGgagccagaggaagaagaggaggaggcggcggcggtgGAGGAAGGCGAAGAGGAGACGGTGGCGTCGGGGGAGGAGCCGCTGGGCTTTCTGTCCAGACTGCCCCCCGGCCCCGCCGGCCTGGACTGCAGCGCCCTGGACCGCGACCCGGACCTGCCGCCCCCCTCGGGCACGTCGCATTTCGAGTTCCCGGACTACTGCACCCCCGAAGTTACCGAGATGATCGCGGGGGACTGGCGCCCGTCTAGCATCGCCGACCTGGTTTTCACCTACTGA